The following proteins are encoded in a genomic region of Candidatus Methylospira mobilis:
- a CDS encoding GH1 family beta-glucosidase, whose product MTDVAQFPPGFLWGAATSAYQIEGSPLADGAGPSNWHLFSHRDGTISDASNGDIACDHYRRFGEDIGLMRQLGLQAYRFSLSWSRIFPAGTGKINQKGLDFYRRLLNALLDAGIQPYPTLFHWDLPAALDERGGWTNSDCAHWLADYAQTVFGALGGLAENWTTLNEPWVIADAGFLDGIHAPGHRSLQETPLVAHNLLRAHALAVQAFRAESNGRIGIVVNIEPKYAASDQRGDQTAAERAHAYMNRQYLDPLFLGGYPDELAEVFGDYWPRHNEADMRLLRTPFDFLGVNYYTRSVNRADGNNLPVRASPVAQPGAEYTEMGWEVFPRGLKETLLWIKRRYGDIPLYVTENGAAFKDPPLTAQGRLHDARRVEYYRTHLNACREAIGSGVNLKGYFAWSLFDNFEWSYGYSKRFGLIHVDFDTQKRIFKDSAYFFSEAILSNGASIDSD is encoded by the coding sequence ATGACTGATGTCGCTCAATTCCCACCCGGCTTTCTGTGGGGCGCGGCGACCTCAGCTTATCAGATCGAAGGCTCGCCGCTCGCCGACGGCGCCGGCCCCAGTAACTGGCATTTGTTCTCGCATCGCGACGGCACGATAAGCGATGCAAGCAACGGCGACATTGCCTGCGACCATTACCGGCGTTTTGGCGAAGACATCGGTCTCATGCGGCAGCTGGGCTTACAGGCCTATCGCTTCAGCCTGTCCTGGAGCCGCATATTTCCGGCGGGTACCGGTAAAATCAATCAGAAAGGTCTGGATTTCTATCGGCGCCTGTTAAACGCGCTGCTCGATGCCGGCATACAGCCCTATCCGACGCTTTTTCATTGGGATCTCCCTGCCGCGCTGGACGAACGCGGCGGCTGGACCAACAGCGACTGCGCTCACTGGTTAGCCGATTATGCGCAAACCGTGTTTGGCGCGCTGGGCGGGCTGGCGGAAAACTGGACGACATTGAACGAGCCCTGGGTTATTGCCGACGCCGGTTTTCTGGACGGCATTCATGCGCCAGGACACCGGTCTTTGCAGGAAACGCCGCTGGTTGCGCATAACCTGTTGCGCGCGCATGCGCTGGCGGTCCAGGCGTTCCGCGCGGAAAGCAATGGTCGTATCGGCATCGTCGTCAACATCGAGCCGAAATATGCCGCATCGGACCAACGCGGCGATCAGACGGCTGCCGAACGCGCGCACGCCTACATGAATCGGCAGTATCTGGACCCGTTGTTCCTGGGCGGCTACCCGGATGAATTGGCGGAAGTTTTTGGCGATTACTGGCCGAGGCATAACGAAGCCGACATGCGGCTGCTGCGTACGCCGTTCGATTTCCTGGGCGTCAATTACTACACGCGTTCGGTTAATCGCGCAGACGGCAACAACCTGCCGGTTCGAGCCTCGCCGGTAGCGCAGCCGGGTGCGGAATATACGGAAATGGGCTGGGAAGTGTTTCCCCGAGGCCTCAAGGAAACCCTGCTGTGGATCAAGCGGCGCTATGGGGATATCCCGTTATACGTAACGGAAAACGGAGCGGCTTTTAAGGATCCGCCGCTAACCGCGCAAGGCCGTCTTCACGACGCAAGACGCGTCGAGTATTACCGAACCCATTTGAACGCATGCCGCGAAGCAATCGGCAGCGGCGTTAATCTCAAAGGCTATTTTGCCTGGTCGCTGTTCGATAACTTTGAATGGAGTTACGGCTACAGCAAACGTTTCGGGCTGATTCATGTCGATTTCGATACGCAAAAGCGTATTTTTAAAGACAGCGCCTATTTTTTTAGCGAGGCCATCCTTTCAAATGGCGCGAGTATTGATTCCGATTGA
- a CDS encoding (Fe-S)-binding protein yields the protein MSTHCNFSDTDLCVKCGLCLPHCPTYNKTQDENESPRGRIALIQAWAAGQLPETERLHGHIAGCLLCRACESACPANVPYAELINRFRAETAANEQKSLLSKLRMSALQRFVQGSSAQRQLGSRLGSLLNKAGGTRAAGFAAVMDGLPAPEHSVDWVGFHPALGEERCRVDLFTGCMAEMADAATVKAAIRVLNTLGVGVRVSAQQSCCGALARHSGNIATALRLEQDNRSAFKQHEPDKVITLASGCGSALMSTLDGGKVQDISQFLDSLAWPAHVQLALWDSQDKVFLHTPCTLKNTQKAGAYPLKLLMRIPGMQLQTVADRYCCGAAGSYMLEQPEMAAALRDDVLDSISPGSAAGLLLTSNVGCAIHLRAGLKARNVANIKVMHPVQFIASRLIS from the coding sequence TTGAGTACGCATTGCAACTTTTCGGATACCGACCTGTGTGTGAAGTGCGGACTATGTCTGCCGCACTGTCCGACCTACAACAAGACGCAGGACGAAAACGAGTCGCCGCGCGGCCGCATTGCACTGATACAGGCCTGGGCGGCGGGACAGCTGCCGGAAACGGAAAGACTGCACGGCCACATAGCAGGCTGCCTGCTATGCCGCGCCTGCGAATCGGCTTGCCCGGCCAATGTACCCTATGCTGAGCTAATCAACCGCTTCCGGGCCGAGACCGCCGCGAACGAGCAAAAGTCGCTGCTGTCGAAACTGCGCATGAGTGCATTGCAACGCTTTGTACAGGGCTCCTCGGCGCAAAGACAACTGGGTAGCCGTCTTGGATCACTTTTGAATAAAGCCGGTGGAACGCGCGCAGCCGGTTTTGCTGCTGTTATGGACGGTTTGCCCGCCCCGGAACACTCGGTCGATTGGGTGGGCTTCCATCCAGCGCTTGGCGAAGAACGCTGTAGGGTGGATCTGTTTACGGGCTGCATGGCCGAAATGGCCGACGCTGCAACCGTCAAGGCCGCCATACGCGTTTTAAATACGCTGGGCGTAGGCGTACGCGTTTCGGCGCAGCAATCCTGTTGCGGCGCACTGGCGCGACATAGCGGCAACATCGCAACCGCACTGCGGCTTGAGCAGGACAACCGGTCTGCGTTTAAACAACATGAACCCGATAAGGTCATTACCTTGGCCAGCGGCTGCGGTTCAGCGCTCATGAGTACACTGGACGGCGGCAAGGTTCAGGATATCAGTCAGTTCCTCGATAGCCTTGCCTGGCCGGCGCATGTACAATTGGCGCTTTGGGACTCCCAGGACAAAGTTTTTCTGCATACGCCCTGCACCCTGAAAAACACGCAAAAAGCAGGCGCCTATCCTCTGAAACTGCTGATGCGCATTCCGGGCATGCAGTTGCAAACCGTCGCCGATCGATATTGCTGCGGCGCGGCCGGCAGTTACATGCTGGAGCAGCCGGAAATGGCGGCGGCTTTGCGCGACGACGTACTGGACTCGATATCGCCGGGCTCAGCGGCAGGCTTGCTATTGACATCCAATGTAGGCTGCGCAATCCATTTGCGGGCCGGACTAAAGGCGCGCAATGTTGCAAACATCAAGGTGATGCACCCCGTCCAGTTTATTGCAAGCCGGCTGATCTCCTGA
- a CDS encoding bestrophin-like domain encodes MLNSYNRFTSTFKTIMTIYWIYDLPVWLFGLATVAIFVAFSVGGLLLSNDYIKRKFNTSESMNEAVSGYFGGITSLYGLLLGLVIVASWQYYDNASRLVSREEAAIGALYVDVGSYAEPQRTQMRETIKSYVNYIINNEWPAQAHGELLYGGRKILLDLQQSLLDVDLGDSRKQLIMAEAFQAYNKLIEAHRMRLDAVDDGLPVVLWIIVISGAALSVLISYFYHFTHFRSHLLMTTALAVLAGLMVFLAASVDNPFRGAVSVSPDAYHRLLETWASDSVSKAPSADEAQRSAGASIADH; translated from the coding sequence ATGCTGAATAGTTACAATCGATTTACGTCTACCTTCAAAACAATCATGACGATTTACTGGATTTACGATTTGCCGGTTTGGCTGTTCGGCCTGGCCACGGTTGCTATTTTTGTAGCGTTTTCTGTAGGTGGTCTGCTTTTATCAAACGATTATATCAAAAGGAAATTTAATACCTCTGAGAGCATGAATGAAGCCGTCAGCGGGTATTTTGGCGGCATTACCAGTTTGTATGGACTATTGCTGGGCTTGGTCATTGTAGCTTCCTGGCAATACTACGACAATGCGTCCAGACTGGTATCGCGCGAAGAAGCCGCGATCGGCGCATTGTATGTCGATGTCGGCAGCTATGCCGAGCCGCAGCGAACGCAAATGCGTGAAACTATAAAATCTTATGTGAATTATATAATTAACAACGAATGGCCTGCCCAGGCGCATGGGGAGCTGCTCTACGGCGGCAGAAAAATTTTACTCGACCTGCAGCAGTCGCTGCTGGACGTAGACCTCGGAGACAGCCGAAAGCAGCTGATAATGGCGGAAGCATTTCAAGCGTACAATAAACTGATAGAGGCGCATAGAATGCGCTTGGACGCGGTCGATGACGGTTTGCCGGTCGTATTATGGATCATCGTGATTTCGGGTGCGGCACTGAGTGTGCTTATTAGCTATTTTTATCATTTCACCCATTTCCGCAGTCATTTGCTGATGACTACCGCACTGGCGGTGCTGGCTGGATTAATGGTGTTTCTGGCCGCATCGGTCGATAATCCATTCAGAGGCGCGGTTAGCGTGTCTCCTGACGCCTACCATCGTTTACTGGAAACCTGGGCATCCGATTCCGTGTCGAAGGCTCCGTCCGCCGATGAGGCGCAGCGATCGGCTGGAGCGTCGATTGCTGATCATTAG
- the dusB gene encoding tRNA dihydrouridine synthase DusB produces MRIGPYTLTGRVILAPMAGVTDLPFRLICRRHGAAMAVSEMVSSRPDLQTDARTLLRTDHSGEPAPRATQILGADPLQMAESARLNVERGAQIIDINMGCPAKKVCNVAAGSALLRDEKLVGRILDTVVAAVSVPVTLKIRTGWDQEQRNAVTIAKIAESAGIQALTVHGRTRACGFSGEVEYNTISDVKRAVNIPVIANGDICSPALARKVMDATGADAVMVGRGALGRPWLFTQLDLELSGTPVSDVPSAEKRKRVILEHVHNLHVFYGRRAGLRIARKHIAWYAKHWPEINPAGLRELLAVDDADLQHRLTDLLFD; encoded by the coding sequence ATGCGTATTGGGCCTTACACTCTGACGGGCCGGGTGATTCTCGCCCCGATGGCCGGTGTGACCGATTTGCCGTTCAGGCTGATCTGCCGCCGACATGGGGCCGCTATGGCGGTTTCCGAGATGGTCAGTTCGCGCCCGGATTTGCAAACGGACGCACGTACCTTGCTGCGCACGGATCATAGCGGCGAACCCGCCCCGCGCGCGACCCAGATACTGGGCGCCGACCCGCTGCAGATGGCGGAATCCGCACGCCTGAACGTCGAACGGGGCGCGCAAATCATCGATATCAACATGGGGTGTCCTGCAAAAAAGGTTTGCAATGTTGCGGCCGGCTCCGCATTATTGCGCGACGAAAAACTGGTGGGGCGCATTCTCGATACCGTGGTGGCTGCCGTTTCGGTGCCGGTAACGCTGAAGATACGTACCGGCTGGGATCAGGAACAGCGTAATGCGGTGACAATTGCTAAAATTGCCGAGTCGGCCGGCATACAGGCCCTGACCGTGCACGGACGTACACGTGCATGCGGGTTTTCCGGCGAGGTAGAATACAATACAATTTCAGATGTAAAACGTGCGGTGAATATCCCGGTTATCGCCAATGGCGATATCTGTTCACCGGCGCTGGCTCGGAAGGTAATGGACGCAACGGGGGCCGACGCTGTCATGGTGGGGCGTGGAGCCTTGGGGAGACCCTGGCTGTTCACTCAGCTCGACCTGGAGTTAAGCGGCACTCCCGTTTCGGATGTTCCTTCCGCGGAGAAGCGGAAACGAGTGATACTGGAGCATGTCCATAATCTGCATGTTTTCTATGGCAGGCGAGCAGGCCTGCGTATCGCGCGCAAACATATCGCTTGGTATGCCAAACACTGGCCGGAGATTAACCCGGCCGGCTTAAGGGAACTTCTCGCCGTGGACGACGCTGACTTACAGCATCGATTAACGGATCTCCTGTTTGACTAA
- the purH gene encoding bifunctional phosphoribosylaminoimidazolecarboxamide formyltransferase/IMP cyclohydrolase: MNNKVVRALLSVSDKTGAVELASELSRLGVELLSSGGTARLLRENGMAVIDVAEYTGFAEMMDGRVKTLHPKIHGGILGRRGIDDAVMQEQDILPIDLVVVNLYPFEQTIANPECSLQQAIENIDIGGPAMIRSAAKNHDAVAVVVDAFDYPIIISELKSNQGVLSAPTRFRLAAKAFAHTARYDAAIAGYLNSQDEAGDAFPEHLLIGQERVQIMRYGENPHQHAAFYRDPKPPVGSIALARQLQGKELSYNNIADADAALEAVKSFERDIPTCVIVKHANPCGIAQGATLLDAYDRAYKVDPTSAFGGIIAFNQPLDAEVVQAIIDRQFVEVIIAPAVSTEAVPLLTKKPNVRVLESGLWRDETAAGWDFKKVTGGLLVQERDRGRLTREQLRIVSKRQPSEREIEDMLFAWKAVKFVKSNAIVFCRDRQTIGIGAGQMSRIYSAHIAGMKASDVGLSLKDAAMASDAFFPFRDGIDSAAKAGIKAVIQPGGSVRDDEVIAAADEHGMAMVFTGIRHFRH; encoded by the coding sequence ATGAATAACAAGGTCGTCCGTGCGCTGCTCAGCGTTTCAGACAAAACTGGCGCGGTCGAACTGGCGTCGGAGCTTTCCAGGCTGGGTGTCGAATTGCTTTCTTCCGGGGGGACAGCGCGTCTGCTTCGTGAAAACGGCATGGCGGTAATTGATGTCGCCGAGTACACCGGATTTGCCGAAATGATGGATGGTCGCGTCAAAACGCTGCACCCGAAAATACATGGCGGGATTCTCGGACGGCGGGGCATCGACGATGCCGTCATGCAAGAGCAGGACATACTGCCGATCGACCTGGTTGTGGTCAATCTTTATCCGTTCGAACAGACCATTGCCAACCCCGAATGCTCGTTGCAGCAGGCGATAGAAAACATCGATATCGGCGGACCGGCGATGATACGCTCCGCTGCCAAAAACCATGACGCTGTAGCGGTAGTGGTCGATGCGTTCGATTATCCCATCATCATTTCCGAACTGAAGAGCAATCAGGGCGTGTTAAGCGCGCCGACGCGCTTCAGACTCGCGGCAAAAGCGTTTGCCCATACCGCTCGCTACGATGCGGCAATTGCCGGCTATCTGAACAGTCAGGATGAAGCCGGCGACGCGTTTCCGGAGCACCTGCTGATCGGACAGGAGCGCGTGCAGATCATGCGTTATGGCGAGAATCCGCACCAGCATGCCGCGTTTTATCGCGACCCCAAGCCGCCGGTCGGCAGCATCGCTTTGGCAAGACAGTTACAGGGAAAGGAACTTTCCTACAATAACATCGCGGATGCGGATGCGGCGCTGGAAGCAGTCAAGAGTTTCGAGCGAGATATCCCCACCTGCGTGATCGTCAAGCACGCCAACCCCTGCGGCATAGCCCAGGGCGCAACGTTGCTGGATGCCTATGACCGCGCTTACAAAGTGGACCCGACCTCGGCTTTCGGCGGAATTATCGCGTTTAACCAGCCACTGGATGCCGAGGTTGTCCAGGCCATTATCGACCGGCAATTTGTCGAAGTCATCATCGCGCCTGCAGTCTCTACGGAAGCCGTGCCGCTGTTGACGAAAAAGCCCAATGTCCGCGTTCTCGAAAGCGGATTATGGCGAGACGAAACAGCGGCGGGCTGGGATTTCAAGAAAGTTACCGGCGGTTTGCTGGTGCAGGAACGCGATAGAGGCCGATTGACGCGCGAACAACTGCGGATAGTCAGCAAGCGTCAGCCCAGCGAGCGCGAGATCGAGGATATGCTGTTTGCCTGGAAAGCGGTAAAATTCGTCAAATCCAACGCGATTGTGTTTTGCCGGGACCGTCAGACCATAGGTATCGGTGCCGGACAAATGAGCCGGATCTATTCCGCGCACATAGCCGGTATGAAGGCAAGCGACGTCGGGCTGAGCCTGAAAGATGCGGCAATGGCTTCGGATGCTTTTTTTCCTTTCCGTGACGGCATAGATTCAGCGGCAAAGGCCGGTATCAAAGCGGTAATCCAGCCCGGCGGCTCCGTGCGCGATGACGAGGTAATAGCGGCCGCGGACGAGCATGGCATGGCAATGGTATTCACCGGTATCAGGCATTTCAGACATTGA
- a CDS encoding NADH-quinone oxidoreductase subunit B family protein, whose product MLSLYGKIIKTGMLTEKLLKLPEDQSVIHAGQTLKAVIDKSFQGSVAIRQVDAGSCNGCELEIHALNNVYYDIERYGVHFVASPRHADILMATGPVSRHMEAALRRTYEAMANPKWVIAVGDCGACGGEFGISYASRGAINNIIPVDIVINGCPPAPIDLMRGILNLFSTV is encoded by the coding sequence ATGTTGAGTCTTTACGGAAAAATAATCAAAACCGGCATGTTGACCGAGAAATTGCTGAAGCTGCCGGAAGACCAGTCGGTTATACACGCCGGGCAGACCCTGAAAGCGGTCATCGACAAAAGCTTCCAGGGCAGCGTCGCCATACGGCAGGTGGATGCCGGGTCCTGCAACGGCTGCGAGCTGGAAATACACGCGCTCAACAACGTATACTACGATATTGAACGCTACGGCGTACATTTTGTAGCCTCGCCGCGCCATGCCGATATTCTGATGGCGACAGGGCCGGTGTCCCGCCACATGGAAGCCGCGTTGCGGCGTACTTATGAAGCGATGGCCAATCCAAAGTGGGTGATTGCCGTAGGTGATTGCGGCGCCTGCGGCGGCGAATTCGGCATATCTTATGCCAGCCGTGGCGCGATAAACAATATAATACCGGTAGATATAGTGATAAACGGCTGTCCGCCTGCGCCGATCGATTTAATGCGCGGTATACTCAATCTTTTCTCAACCGTGTAG
- a CDS encoding hydrogenase large subunit: MTQTNQDIAVAIETAHSQPSEPESLAAALRAQKIDVELIEPTASFPAVVKLNAADWGNAAAAASAAKWRWAGVWADDCVSELKVYSCLQKNNTYLILQTQLRPGQTGLTSQAPYFWAADRPERHTQDLFGIRFEDHPDPRRWTRHQAWPQGSYPLRKSFPASGLSQAETAPDHEYPFLEANGDSVYQIPVGPVHAGIIEPGHFRFQAIGETVLHLEERLGYVHKGIEKISEGRDPAGLARLAGRVSGDCTVAHAWAACLAMERAAGFEAPPRAAFLRGIMAERERIGNHLWDMAALCNDVGFAFAYYQFGRLRELWLRENQSVFGHRLLMDRIVPGGVISDISSQTNRLMRESVTTIRGEVNELLTILDYNSSLEDRFIGAGMLSVELADALGALGFVGRASGQTFDARAHIPYAPYDSLQVRVPVESQGDVASRFWVRYKELRESFHLIEALLDTMPYGDVSLSWQAPAAGAQGFAAIESWRGEVLCFVRFDGDNAVSRYWPRDPSAVNWPALEKLVLGNIVPDFPVCNKSVNASYSGHDL; encoded by the coding sequence ATGACGCAAACGAATCAAGACATTGCGGTTGCTATTGAAACCGCGCACTCGCAGCCATCGGAGCCTGAAAGTCTGGCCGCGGCGCTGCGTGCGCAAAAAATCGATGTCGAATTGATAGAGCCTACGGCTTCCTTTCCTGCGGTAGTCAAATTGAACGCAGCCGATTGGGGGAACGCGGCAGCGGCAGCCAGCGCTGCAAAATGGCGCTGGGCCGGCGTTTGGGCTGATGATTGCGTATCCGAACTTAAAGTTTATAGCTGTCTGCAGAAAAACAATACCTATCTGATCCTGCAGACGCAGTTACGACCCGGGCAAACCGGCTTAACTTCACAAGCGCCGTATTTTTGGGCGGCGGATCGGCCGGAACGCCATACACAGGATCTCTTCGGCATTCGTTTCGAGGACCACCCCGATCCGAGGCGCTGGACGCGCCATCAGGCTTGGCCGCAAGGCAGCTACCCGTTACGCAAGAGTTTTCCTGCGTCCGGTTTAAGCCAGGCTGAAACGGCGCCCGATCATGAATATCCTTTTCTGGAAGCGAATGGCGATAGCGTTTACCAGATTCCGGTCGGTCCCGTACATGCCGGCATCATCGAGCCCGGCCATTTCCGCTTCCAGGCGATAGGCGAAACCGTGCTGCATCTGGAGGAACGGCTCGGTTACGTACACAAAGGCATCGAAAAAATTTCAGAAGGCCGCGACCCGGCGGGTTTGGCGCGTCTGGCGGGAAGAGTTTCCGGCGACTGCACGGTTGCGCATGCCTGGGCCGCCTGCCTGGCGATGGAGCGCGCAGCCGGTTTTGAAGCGCCGCCGCGCGCGGCCTTCCTGCGCGGCATCATGGCGGAGCGCGAACGCATCGGCAATCATTTATGGGACATGGCGGCGTTGTGCAACGACGTAGGCTTCGCGTTTGCTTATTACCAGTTCGGCCGTTTGCGCGAGCTGTGGCTGCGGGAAAACCAGTCCGTGTTCGGACACCGTTTGCTGATGGACCGTATCGTGCCGGGCGGCGTAATTTCGGATATTTCGTCGCAAACAAACAGGTTGATGCGCGAATCCGTCACCACGATACGAGGGGAAGTCAACGAGTTGCTGACCATACTCGACTATAACTCTTCTTTGGAAGATCGTTTTATCGGCGCCGGCATGTTGTCCGTGGAACTGGCCGATGCGCTGGGAGCGCTGGGCTTTGTCGGACGCGCCAGCGGTCAGACTTTCGATGCGCGCGCTCACATACCCTATGCGCCCTATGACAGTTTGCAGGTTCGTGTACCGGTTGAAAGTCAGGGCGACGTAGCTTCCCGCTTCTGGGTGCGTTACAAGGAATTGCGCGAAAGTTTTCATCTGATCGAAGCTTTACTGGATACAATGCCTTACGGCGATGTATCCCTGTCCTGGCAAGCGCCCGCCGCAGGCGCTCAAGGCTTTGCCGCAATCGAGAGCTGGCGCGGCGAGGTATTGTGCTTTGTCCGCTTCGATGGCGATAACGCCGTGAGCCGTTATTGGCCGCGCGATCCCAGCGCAGTCAACTGGCCAGCGCTGGAAAAGCTGGTTCTGGGCAATATCGTCCCCGATTTCCCGGTATGCAACAAATCGGTTAACGCATCCTATTCGGGTCACGATTTATAA
- a CDS encoding bestrophin-like domain has product MYWIYDIPTWLLGVLAVAVFLFVSLGGLLLSHGFIRERLMLSNETNNAVCGYISGIGAVLGLLLGFVAVATWQAFNNAASLATREAAEVGSLYLDVSSYPPPYAKNMQEILKTYLTTVIDTEWPAQMRGQVAHDGMRHLHRLHHEIFTFEPKTINQQVLQAEVFHALNNVLNARRMRLDAVDDGLPAPLWYVVLIGSVVSIATTYFFHFPSFKVHLILTGKFALFTGIMVFLIAAVDNPFRGEVSISPDLYRMMLESWSTNP; this is encoded by the coding sequence ATGTACTGGATCTACGATATACCGACATGGTTATTGGGGGTTTTGGCTGTAGCGGTTTTTTTATTCGTTTCCCTGGGCGGATTGCTGCTGTCGCACGGATTTATCCGCGAAAGATTAATGCTTTCGAACGAAACCAATAATGCGGTTTGCGGGTATATTAGCGGTATCGGCGCTGTTTTGGGTCTTTTGCTGGGGTTTGTAGCGGTCGCCACTTGGCAGGCTTTTAATAATGCAGCCAGTTTGGCGACGCGCGAAGCAGCGGAAGTCGGCTCTCTTTATCTTGACGTGAGCAGCTACCCCCCGCCCTATGCAAAAAACATGCAGGAAATTCTGAAAACCTATCTAACGACGGTTATCGATACGGAGTGGCCCGCGCAGATGCGCGGCCAGGTTGCGCACGACGGCATGCGGCATCTGCATCGCCTGCATCATGAGATATTTACGTTTGAGCCTAAAACCATAAATCAGCAGGTGTTGCAGGCGGAAGTATTTCATGCCCTTAATAATGTATTAAACGCGCGCCGCATGCGTCTGGACGCCGTTGACGACGGCCTGCCGGCCCCGCTTTGGTATGTAGTGTTGATCGGCTCGGTTGTCAGCATAGCCACAACCTATTTTTTTCATTTCCCCAGTTTTAAAGTACACTTGATCCTGACCGGTAAGTTCGCTCTTTTCACCGGAATAATGGTTTTTTTGATTGCCGCAGTCGACAATCCGTTTCGGGGTGAAGTCAGCATATCTCCTGATTTATACCGGATGATGCTGGAATCCTGGTCGACAAATCCATAA
- a CDS encoding bestrophin-like domain, with protein MFWIYDIPTWQLGVSIVTLFVAVSIGGLYLSRGYIKNHFGLSDLSNRGGVNGYNANVGGLFRLLLGLVAVATWQDYNSASTLVSREASAISVFYQDISSYPEPYKTELQNRLKTYVHFVVDSEWPAQSKGQRVHGGRQILLGLQNTLLELRPDTARDKVAQSQGFAAYNRLVEARRMRLDSVDSGLPAVLWIVVFSGAILSMFVTYFYHFSHFRTHVVLTAVMAVFSGLVVFLTAAVDNPFRGEVSVSSAPYQLLLETWEVYR; from the coding sequence ATGTTTTGGATTTACGATATACCGACCTGGCAGCTGGGCGTTTCGATCGTCACGCTTTTTGTGGCCGTTTCCATTGGCGGGCTGTATCTGTCGCGCGGCTACATCAAGAATCATTTCGGCCTTTCCGATCTGAGCAACAGAGGCGGCGTCAATGGCTACAATGCCAATGTCGGCGGACTTTTTCGCTTGCTGCTTGGATTGGTTGCGGTCGCTACATGGCAGGATTACAACAGCGCTTCCACCCTGGTTTCTCGCGAAGCAAGCGCGATCAGCGTTTTTTATCAGGATATCAGCAGCTATCCCGAACCGTATAAAACAGAGCTGCAGAACCGGTTGAAAACCTATGTTCATTTCGTAGTCGACTCGGAATGGCCCGCGCAGTCAAAAGGGCAGCGGGTACATGGCGGCAGGCAAATTCTGCTGGGCCTGCAAAATACCCTGCTCGAGCTGAGGCCTGACACCGCGCGGGATAAAGTTGCGCAATCGCAAGGCTTCGCAGCTTACAACCGCTTGGTCGAAGCGCGTCGCATGCGTCTGGACTCCGTGGACAGCGGATTGCCGGCAGTATTATGGATAGTCGTTTTCAGCGGAGCGATACTGAGTATGTTCGTTACTTACTTCTATCACTTTTCCCACTTCCGCACACATGTGGTCTTGACCGCCGTTATGGCCGTTTTTTCCGGGCTGGTTGTGTTTTTAACGGCAGCGGTCGATAACCCGTTCCGAGGCGAGGTCAGCGTTTCCTCCGCGCCTTATCAATTACTGCTGGAAACCTGGGAAGTGTATCGCTGA
- a CDS encoding helix-turn-helix domain-containing protein, whose product MASDMLNTKSNTFFSSTDAQWQSCLPLCEQVKLMLAGYFESLEGESAADLYNMVMSEVERPLLQVTLERCNYNQSRASLMLGISRGTLRKKISHYKLE is encoded by the coding sequence ATGGCTAGCGATATGTTAAATACAAAAAGCAATACATTTTTTTCATCCACCGATGCGCAATGGCAGTCCTGTCTGCCGCTTTGCGAGCAGGTCAAGCTGATGCTCGCCGGATATTTTGAAAGTCTGGAAGGCGAATCGGCGGCCGATTTGTACAATATGGTCATGAGCGAGGTCGAACGCCCACTGTTGCAGGTTACACTGGAACGCTGCAACTACAATCAGAGCAGAGCCTCCCTGATGCTGGGAATCAGTCGCGGCACCCTCCGCAAAAAGATATCCCACTACAAACTGGAATAA